The Agrobacterium vitis sequence CGGCAATGTCCTTGAAACTGTCGACATAGTCATGGGTGCAGCCGGGACCGCCATGAGCCACGATCAATGGCGGCTTGCCGGAGGTGATATCGCCGGTGATCCGATACCAGGTCTGATACTCGCCGTAGGGGGCGAAACCTTCAATAGTCGACACGCAAAAACTCCTTATGGACTGCAATTCTGTTTCAGTTGGATTTCGGGATGGGAAACTCGCCGATATGCCGGTCATTGCGGCAGATGGCCTCGGCGGCATCCTCGATTGTCATGCCCCAGTCCATCGCCACCATGCGCAATCTGCGCCAGGCCTCGGCCTCGGTGCAGGCGCCCTGCCGCAGCAATTCCAGCACGGCATGCACCACGACCGGTCGCTGCCGGACCCGGTTTTCCAGGCTGCGGATGTCATCGGCCTGGCTGCGGGCTGCCTGATAGGCATGGGCGGCGATCAACAAGGCGCTATAGGCACCGGTGGAGCCGACCGGTTTTAGGAGATGGGCATTGGAGCCTTGCGACAGCGCCCACTCGATCCGCCCAGGGGTTTCCGAGCCGATCAGTGCGATCATCGGCATCGGCGCAAATCCGGCTGGCCAGGGAAACTGACCGTCATGACCCATATCGGCATCGAAAAACACGATGTCGGCCCCGGCATGGCTCTCGTCCAGTTGCGGCCAGGCAATCGTCACCCGGATATGCAGGAGTTCGAGCTGGCGTTGCAGCGCATCGACGGAAGGATGCGGGCGATGCAGGATGATCGCATGCCAATTGGCAAGCAGGGGACGTTCGGGCCGCTTCATTTGATCACCTTCAGCGATGGTGACGTCTGGGGTTTAGGGGCGGGTGGAGTGTCTTCCATTCGCTTTGGTTGGCTGCGCACCAGATAGGGATCAGCCTCAATGGGTGCCGCTGCACTCTGAAACAGCGTGAAGGAACCATCCTGGTCCGAAAGTGCGATATGCGGACGAAGCGCGGCGTGCTGGGTGCGGGGGTCGATTTTCAATGGCCCAAGCGGGGTGCGAAATAGCCGGTTCGTGGCGGCATGGCGCACGGCCTCCGGCATGTCGCTGCCCACATCGGCAATGGCCTGCGCCAGAACCATCACAGCGGTATAGGCAGAAACGAAAGGCGTGGTCAGGCGGCGGTCCTGACCGTGACGCCGTGCGATTCCTGCCTTGAACTCCTGATTTTCCGCGCTCTCCAGTCCCTGGAAATAGACAGAGGTGGTGATATGGCCAATCCGGGCGGATGGCTCCAGAACGGCGAGATCCGTTTCGCAGAGATTGCAGGCGGTGACAGGACAGTGTTCCGGGGCAAAATCTGGGTCTTCGCGCCGCAGGGCGTCATAGGCGGCTAGAAAGGCGGCTGCCGATTGGCCGACGAGATTGCTCAGGATGAAATCGGGTCGTTTCTGGCGAATTTCGGCAATCAGGTGATCGACCTGGGTCGAGCCGAGCGGCATATAACGGTCCGCGACGACCTGGCCGCCGCTGGCCTCGGTGAGTTCCCGGGCGATCCGGCTGACTTCCCACCCCCAGATATAATTGGACCCGACAATGAAAGGCCGCCGCCCGAACCGTGGCAGGATATGCGCAAACAACGGCAGAAGGTGCTGGTTGGGACAGGCACCCAGATAAAGCGCGCTGTCGCTGGCCTCATAGCCTTCATAAGGAAAGGCATACCAGAGCAGGGCGCCGGAGCGTTCGACCACCGGCAGGATTTCCTTGCGGCTCCAGGAGGTGATGGCGCCGATGATATGTTTGCAGCCATCATCGCGGGTGGCCGCTTCCGCCATCAATCCATAGCGCTCGGCATTGCCGCCGGGATCGGCCAGTTTCGCCTCGATTTGAACAGCAAATGCCGTATCGGCATTGATCTGCGCAATGGCCGCCATCGCCCCATCCACGGCTTCCCGGCCAAGTGCCGCATAAGGCCCGGTGGTCGAGAACAGGATCGAAATCGGAACGGTCATCCTTGTCATGCAGTCTCTCTGGTCTTGCGGTCTTTCCTAGGGGAGAAATCGCGCATAAAAAAAGCCCCGGCCCGTCCGTGAAGACGAGTAGCGGGGCGTGTTTGCCTGCGGCATCAAAGCCATGTGCTTGACGGCAAGGACGATAAACTTTGTCCTGTCGCCAGTTTATCCCTAAATCCGTATGGGATTGTCGGAAGTTCACTTGCAGGCTATGCCCAGGTTAAAATATAGTCAACAGGAATTTTCGCCCATTTAATAGGCTTTAATGGTTGCGCGCTTGTATCTTCTGCAACGAGTACGCTTAACGGGAGCGATAGAGCCGATATGGGAAAATCACCACCCCAGGCAGGACTTGGAAGGCGTGGAGACATCTGGCGATTCTGCTGGGGCGGGGATGGACGGGCATGCACATAAAAGCGCTGATCTATTTCGATGAACTGGTGCGAACCAGATCGATGCGGGCGGCTGCCGAGCGTCTGAACGTGCAGCCGACCGCCTTTGCCCGACAGATCGACCAGCTGGAGCATTATTTCGGTACGGTGCTGATCGAGCGGTCGAGCCGGGGCATCCAGTTGACGGCGGCGGGGGAGTTGCTGGCGGCAAGAGCGGGCAAGACATTGCGCGAGTTGAACCATGTTCACCAGTTGATCGACGATCTCCAGGGCTT is a genomic window containing:
- a CDS encoding ANTAR domain-containing response regulator; its protein translation is MKRPERPLLANWHAIILHRPHPSVDALQRQLELLHIRVTIAWPQLDESHAGADIVFFDADMGHDGQFPWPAGFAPMPMIALIGSETPGRIEWALSQGSNAHLLKPVGSTGAYSALLIAAHAYQAARSQADDIRSLENRVRQRPVVVHAVLELLRQGACTEAEAWRRLRMVAMDWGMTIEDAAEAICRNDRHIGEFPIPKSN
- a CDS encoding transporter substrate-binding protein, which produces MTRMTVPISILFSTTGPYAALGREAVDGAMAAIAQINADTAFAVQIEAKLADPGGNAERYGLMAEAATRDDGCKHIIGAITSWSRKEILPVVERSGALLWYAFPYEGYEASDSALYLGACPNQHLLPLFAHILPRFGRRPFIVGSNYIWGWEVSRIARELTEASGGQVVADRYMPLGSTQVDHLIAEIRQKRPDFILSNLVGQSAAAFLAAYDALRREDPDFAPEHCPVTACNLCETDLAVLEPSARIGHITTSVYFQGLESAENQEFKAGIARRHGQDRRLTTPFVSAYTAVMVLAQAIADVGSDMPEAVRHAATNRLFRTPLGPLKIDPRTQHAALRPHIALSDQDGSFTLFQSAAAPIEADPYLVRSQPKRMEDTPPAPKPQTSPSLKVIK